In Deltaproteobacteria bacterium, the following proteins share a genomic window:
- a CDS encoding citramalate synthase translates to MFLYDTTLRDGTQREGLSLSVDDKLKIAHRLDELGIHYLEGGWPGSNPKDSEFFRRIRKERLGHAKTAAFGMTRRANGRCEDDPSLTALLEAETPVVTIVGKSSTLHVERVLEASRDENLRMISDTVGYLRRLGREVIYDAEHFFDGYRLDADYALATLRAAAGAGADCIVLCDTNGGELPEVVEQRVRDVREQLGTPLGIHPHNDSGLAVANALAAVRAGCVHVQGTINGYGERCGNLDLIPLIATLQLKVGCPVLPPEQLRRLREVALFVAAVANLNPDAHAPYVGASAFAHKGGIHVAAVAKLPESYQHIDPALVGNEMRVVVSELSGRQNVRLRADLLGLAAGVSPQDVLQQVKTLEYGGHQFEAADGSFEMLVRRASADYRPPFELLGFTVIVERRSGGDMTAQAMIQLRVGDAVMHTAAEGAGPVNALDNAVRKALLPHYPELADVRLVDYKVRIVDEHLGTAAKPRVVVESASGAERWSTMGCSENIIEASWQALHDSLELPLLRRQSSKPSI, encoded by the coding sequence ATGTTCCTGTACGACACGACACTGCGGGACGGCACGCAGCGCGAGGGCCTGTCGCTTTCGGTCGACGACAAACTGAAAATCGCGCACCGGCTGGACGAGCTGGGCATCCACTACCTCGAAGGCGGCTGGCCGGGCTCGAACCCCAAGGACTCGGAGTTCTTCCGTCGGATCCGGAAGGAGCGGCTCGGGCACGCGAAGACGGCAGCGTTCGGGATGACTCGCCGGGCGAACGGCCGGTGCGAAGACGATCCCAGTCTCACCGCGCTGCTCGAAGCCGAGACGCCGGTGGTGACGATCGTGGGGAAGAGCTCCACCCTCCACGTGGAGCGTGTGCTCGAGGCGAGCCGCGACGAGAACCTCCGCATGATCTCGGACACCGTGGGCTACCTCCGTCGGCTCGGCCGCGAGGTGATCTACGACGCGGAGCACTTTTTCGACGGCTACCGCCTGGACGCGGACTATGCCCTCGCCACGTTGCGGGCGGCGGCCGGCGCGGGCGCAGACTGCATCGTCCTGTGCGACACGAACGGAGGGGAGCTCCCGGAAGTAGTGGAACAACGGGTGCGCGACGTCCGGGAGCAGCTCGGTACACCGCTCGGCATTCACCCGCACAACGACAGCGGCCTCGCGGTGGCGAATGCGCTGGCGGCAGTGCGCGCGGGATGCGTCCACGTCCAGGGCACGATCAACGGGTACGGCGAGCGCTGCGGCAACCTCGACCTCATCCCCCTCATTGCGACGCTGCAGCTCAAGGTCGGCTGTCCGGTGCTCCCGCCCGAGCAGCTGCGACGCCTGCGAGAGGTGGCGCTCTTCGTGGCGGCCGTCGCGAACCTGAATCCCGACGCGCATGCGCCGTACGTCGGCGCGAGCGCGTTCGCCCACAAAGGCGGCATTCACGTCGCGGCCGTCGCGAAGCTACCGGAGAGCTATCAGCACATCGATCCGGCGCTGGTCGGGAACGAGATGCGCGTCGTGGTGAGCGAGTTGTCGGGGCGCCAGAACGTCCGGCTGCGCGCGGACCTGCTCGGCCTGGCGGCCGGCGTCTCTCCCCAGGACGTGCTGCAGCAGGTAAAGACGCTGGAATACGGGGGTCATCAGTTCGAGGCGGCGGACGGTTCGTTCGAGATGCTCGTGCGCCGCGCCTCCGCCGATTATCGGCCTCCCTTCGAGCTGCTCGGCTTCACGGTGATCGTGGAGCGCCGCAGCGGCGGCGACATGACGGCACAGGCCATGATTCAACTGCGGGTGGGAGACGCGGTCATGCACACCGCGGCCGAGGGTGCGGGTCCGGTGAACGCGCTCGACAATGCCGTTCGCAAGGCGCTGCTGCCGCACTATCCGGAGCTGGCCGACGTGCGCCTCGTGGACTACAAGGTGCGCATCGTGGACGAGCACCTCGGTACCGCCGCCAAGCCTCGCGTGGTGGTAGAGTCCGCCAGCGGTGCGGAGCGCTGGAGCACCATGGGCTGCTCGGAAAACATCATCGAGGCCAGCTGGCAGGCGCTGCACGACAGCCTGGAGCTGCCGCTGCTGCGGCGTCAGTCTTCGAAGCCTTCGATATGA